DNA from Leptospira harrisiae:
GAAAGTTTTTCATTTTCTGGAGAGATCCTTTGCATCGAACGATTGTAAGCTTGTAAACTAGAACGTCCGGCTGCATATTTTGTTTGGTCACCGGAATCCCCTTCTTTAACAGCTAACAGGTATCTGTCGGCAGATAGATTTTGGCTTTTCCCAATGAGTTGTTCCATGTTTTTATACTGGACCCTTGCATCATTGTATCTGCCAAGACTTTCAGAAACATAGGCATCAATCAAACGAGCAGCGTTATTTTGCCTGTAATCGGGCGCTAAAAAACGCATTTCCTTTAATTCAAAGTCGAGTCTTCGAAAATAAATTTTTGCGTTGTTTGTGTCACCTTGCAGTAGGTAATTGTTCGCAATATAGAACTTAATCATTACCCTTTCAAAATCTTCTCCGGTGTAGTTGGACTCGTTGTCGGAAAGAACAAACGAAAGACCAGACCTTGTCATACTAACTTTGATATTGTCTGCTAAATCTTCTGCTTCTTTGAAAACTTTATTAGAGGTAACATAATCACCTTTGGTATGAAAAATCATACCAGCTTCCATTAAAAATAAAAGTTTATCTTTGTTAGAGGATCCTTCGTAAAGGTCTCTAATTTTGGGAATGGCAGAGTCGTAGTCCTGTCCGTAATACGCCGATTCGGTTGCTTTGATGATTTTGTTATAATCACTGGCGCAACCGAGAATAAAAAGAGAGAGAAAAAGAATGGTTTTTTTCATGGAACGACAGGTAGCGATTACCAGCTAACCCCTTTGTTTCCTCGAACTGCTAATTTGCGATAAGAAACTTTTTCAGACCAAACAGCGATTGTGGTTTCTACTTCGACAAGTTCAATGTTGATAGATTGTTCTACAATTTTTTCACCGTTGGATGTGAACATGTTTTCGTTGATGTCACAACGAACAAAGAAGTTGGGTGATTTTAATTTTCCAATAGAAAGGCGATTGGAAGTGAGACCGGACAAACTGAACTGAATTTCGTTGAGCGACTGTTCTCTCGTTTTGGTACGAACTGTATAAATTTTGCTTTTGATGAGTTTGGAAACAAAGGCATTGTCAAAAAGTTCTGTTTGGATTTGTTCTGAAGTATCGTTACGTGTTGGGAAGTGAGCAACAAATACACCTTCTTCATGTGGGTTTTCTTTAAAATATTCCCCAATTTGACCTGCGAGTTTATCAGCAGCTTTCACCAATTCCTGGCTGGTAAGCCCACCTGAGTCGGAGATATAATCATCAGCATTGTCCAGTCGTTTGGGACTGCTACTGCATTGGAATAAGAATCCTACTAAGAGAAAGGAGAAAAGAATTTGTTTCATAACCCCATTTATATGGGGGTGATCAAGTGACTTGTCAATTCCAAAAATCGACTTTCAGTTCTTCTTGTTTTGCACTGCGGTATGAAGTTCTTTCTTCTTCGGACATTTCTAATAATTCCCTAGCATAGATTAACTCGACCACTTTCTGGAAAAACATAGGACTTTCCCAGGTCTGGATTTCCCATTTTTCTGTTTTGTAGAGTTCCTCCTTTTTCCTAAGAAAAATTCGTTTACGTTCTCTTGCATAACTGTAGGGATTTTTCTGAATATAATCTTCCAAATACGAGAGAAGCCAAACTGGCGGGGTTGTAGGGTGTTTAGGAAAAATGAGATTGCGAATCACAGGAGGAAAAATTTCCTCCGATAAACGATTCACGGCTGTTAGTTTTTCATAAGAAGAAATTCCTTCGTTTTGTTCTAGTTCCAAAGTTTTTTCCTTCCAATTCATAAAAGCCACATATACCGCGTAAAGAACATGGCCTCGTTCATCTGGAAAGGTTTCCAACAAATAGGCATAAGTTTTTTCCCGATCCCCTTTCCAGAGATAGGATTCTTTTCCACGTAAGGTTTCTAAAAAATCACGCAAATCGGAAGGATAACCTGGTCCTTGTAGAACCTCTGGTCGATTTTGTAACCTCTGCCAATAGACCTCAGAATGTGAATCGAAGGATGATTGTTTGGGATCTGAGTTCGCTTTTTTCTGAAAAAGGAAATAGACAAGACCAACCAAAAGGAGGGAAAGTAGAATCAGTATGAAAAGGAAGATGGTAGTTTTCTTTTTGTTAACAGGCATTGTCTTTGTGGCAAATGGTTGTAAAAAACAATCGGACGAAGATTCTGATACGGAAGTTCTTAGTTCGATCCTTTCGCAGGGGAACGCCATTAATTCCGCATGTCAAAGATTTATTTTATCGGAAACAAATTGTGTGGCGGTGGCAGATTCTAGTCTGGCTGTTTGTACTACTCTTTCTTCTCGGCTGAAAGGAGAAATCCTCCCACAAGAATTGAGTACTGATGCTGTAGCTATTTTATATTTTGATTGTTTTACAAAAGTCAATTTAGCTTACAATTTTGCTAAAGGATGCAACCAAAATTCTTTTAATTCCAATTCTGATTATCGCAGAGTCCAAAGGACAGGAACCTCACAAGCGGAAATTTCCTTTCGAGAAGCTTTTAATCAATGTGCATCTTTAGAGAATGCAATTCCACCGGTAGACTCCGGACTTCGAGAAACTGATACAGTTCTTCGTTCCGATCCGTTTTGATATCCACATAAGGAGTGTTATATGTCACTTGTTACAAAAGACCAACTGGTTCAAAAACTTAATCCGATTTATCTTCCTCACGAAATTGAAGAACGAATCCTTCCTTTGGCGGAAGAAATTAACCGTCTCAAAAAAGAAAAAAATGCTGTAATCCTAGGTCATAACTATATGACTCCGGATGTTTTCTGGGGAGTGTCCGATATCATTGGAGATTCTTTGTATCTTTCTAAAATGGCAAAGGAGACTACAGCTTCAATGATCCTTTTTAATGGGGTTCATTTTATGGCTGAAACTGCTAAAATTTTATCTCCAGAAAAACGAGTGCTGATTGCGGATCTCAAAGCGGGATGTTCCCTTGCGGAAGCCATTACAAGAGATGATGTCAAAGCACTCAAAGCCAAATACCCTGGAGTTCCTGTTGTTACGTATGTCAACTGTTCGGCGGAAGTAAAAGCAGAAACGGATGTATGTTGTACTTCGGCCAATGCCTTACAAATTGTAAATGCAGTAGAAGGCGACACAGTCATTTTTCTTCCTGATGAATATTTAGCTGGAAATGTTCGAAACCAAACTTCCAAAACAATCATTTCGCATCCTGGTCGTTGTATGGTTCATGAAATGTACACTCCAGAAGATATACGTTCCGCAAAACGATTGTTTTCTGGAAATTTAACTGTCATCACTCATCCAGAATGTCATGAAGATGTTGTGAAAGAGGCTGATTTTTCGGGTTCAACTTCACAGATGGTTGATTTCATTCGTCAAAGCAAAACAAACAAAATTATGCTTGTGACAGAATGTTCTATGGGTGATAATCTACGTGCAGAATTTCCAGAAAAGGAATTTGTATCCACTTGTCAAACTTGTCCTCATATGAAAAAAATTACTTTGGAAAAAGTAAGAGATGCACTTTTGAAAGAACAGTTTGAAATCTTTTTAGATGAAGAAGTGATTCGTCTTGCTCAAAAGTCAGTCAATCGTATGTTAGAATTGAGTTATAAAAAGTAGGACTTATGTTTAGAGTTGGAAACGGAATCGATTTTCATAAATTAATCCATGAACCTTTTCGCCCATTGATACTTGCCGGTGTTGAGGTAAAATCAGAATTTGCATTTCTTGGTCATAGTGATGCAGATGTTATTTTGCATGCTGTGGCCGATGCCATTTTGGGTGCTTTGGCTTTAGGTGATATTGGGGTTCATTTTCCTGATACAGACCCTCAGTATAAAAACATGAAATCCTCTCGGATCATTGATAAGTGTTTGGAACTGATGCTTGAGAAAAAGTTTAAACTAGTGAATATTGATTGTACTTATGTGGGTGACCATCCAAAGATCAACCCCATTCGCGCAGAACTCAATGCTTCTTTGGCAAATATCACCAAATTACCGTTAGACTGTGTGTCCATAAAAGCCACTACGTCCGAAGGGATGGGATCATTGGGACGAAGTGAAGGTGTGATGGTGATGGCTACTGTTCTACTCGAAAGTACAAAGGAAAAATCTTAGAACAGATTTTGTCTTCCATCGGCAATGTAGTTTAAGTCTGCATTGCTAAAAAATAGAAATAAAAGTTTAGAAAGGGTGTTGGGTTTGGTTTCCAATTCCCAGGTTCCATGAATACGAACGCCGTTCTGGATGGGTTCGATTTGGAAGGATTCTTTCAGGAATTGGTAGTGTTTGAAACCTTCAGTTGTGATTTGGAATTCAGAGTTACCTTGTGAGTTAGCGACCGTTTTCGTACATTTGACCACTTCGCCCATAACTTTAGTTTCCCAGGTTTCGCCAATCACGGGTGTGCGAAAGGATTTGGGCTGAAACGAGTCATATAGAACTTTTTGCACTTGTTCTGGTTTATTTGTGATTTCCCAAACTCTCTCAACTTGCGTTGTACTTTGTCGAAATATGACTAACGCAAAAACTAAAACAAAAACACCAAACACACGAAGATACCAAATCATATCTCCATTGAAAAATCTATTGCCTAGGGATCGATTGAAATTTATTTTTCTCCTACCGAAGGGAAACTTGCGGGAGGGTTTTGTCACTGCACTCAGGAAGAGAAATATCATCGAAACGTGTCTCGGGATTGGTGCAAGTGTACCAACGCGAGTATCATTTATCACGCCATACCAATCCCTTTCCGGAAATTTTAGATGATATTATCTACAATCGAATTCTAAAAGATCCTAATTATTGGATCTCTCAAGATTTGGAAGATAAAATCATTCAAATTATTTCACAATCTCTCGACATTTCTGGAATTTTATACCACCTAGGAACAGAGAGTCTCATTACAAATGCCTATGATTTATTGCCTCTAGATGATTCTCGTATTGATTTAGAAGAGATGATTCATCGTCTTCCCATTTTAATAGGTCGACTAACGCGCGTAGTTTATTTGAATCTAAAAACAATTTCTAATCATAAGGTTTTATTCGTTTTTAAATATTTACCTGAATACCAAGAGAAGTGGTATGATGCTGTCTTTTTTCAGGGAATGTTGAATGGCCTTGCCGTACTTTTTGAACTTAAAGAATTTACAATTCGGATGACCAAAACAAAACTTTTTGGAATTCACATTTCTCATAAAGAACTGGGTGAAGACATTCAATTTGGTGCTGATTCCAATGAATACGAATTGGAATGGTCTGAAGACAATTTGTTTTTATCACGTTCTCGTTTAACAAAAGATGATGTCAGTAATAGACATAGAGTGATGGTAACTTCTCGAAGTGATTCGCAGTTAGAAGAAATTTCCATTGTTGATGTAAAAGATGTGGTCCGAAGGTCTAGAGAACTTGCCATTGAAAACAGAGATTTAGAAGCAGCGGTTGAAGTATTAAAATCTTTCAAACAAGAGTTGGAAAAAAAACAACTTTCTATGGCAAAAGACTTACGACTTGCAAAAAACATTCAAAAAGGATTAATACCTGAAATTATCCCCGATTGGAACGGGATCCAGTTTTGGACGGGATTCACTCCGATGCAAGAAGTGAGTGGAGATTATTATGATTACTTTCCATATCATAATAATAAGTTAGGAGTGGCTGTCTGTGATGTATCGGGTCACGGTGTACCTGCTGCCTTTATTACAGCATTATCTAAGTTATTGTTTTCGAATTTCAAAAAAACAAAACCCTCTGAAACTTTTAAACTCATCAATAGAGAGCTTTTGGATTTAGTAAAACAACAGGGATACACAACTTGTGTATATGTTTTGATCCATGATAATTATAAAGTAATTTATTCTGTTGCCGGACATCCAAGACCCATTCTTTTTAGAGCCGAAACCAAACGAGCAGAAATTTGCGAAGGTGACGGAACCTTTCTTGGAATGTTTCCTGATGCAGGTGATACATTTCAAGATTTCCAAATTCAATTAGAACCTGGTGATAAATTGTTTTTATACACCGATGGTCTTACGGAAGCAGAAAATGACAAAGGAGTTCAATATGGAGAAACAAGGTTAATTCAAATCATTGAATCTTGTGTTGATAAATCCATTCAAGAAACTGTTGAATTCATTTTATCGAACCATAAAGAGTTTACAATGGGAACTGATCCAATGGATGATATCACTCTTTTGGGTCTACAGTTATCTCCCCGTCTTGATGAGTTTAATGTCATAAAAGCGAAAGGAGATGAAGCGTATCGAAATAAAGAATATAAAGAAGCTTTGTTTTCTTATGAATTGGCACATCAGATTTTACCACGTGAATTAGAGACCCAACTTTTTTATGGGAAAGCACTCGCGTATAATGGGAATTATGAAAAAGCAATTTCATTGTTAGAATCTTATAATAAATTTAAAACCAACCATTACAAATCACATTCAATTTTGGGTTATTGTTACTTTCAAATGGAAATGTTTGATAAAGCAGAGATTGAGTGGAAAAAAGCTCACTCCATCAATGATTCCGATTTATCTAGTTTGTATAACTTGGCCCAATTGTATCGAAAATTGAATCAAAAGAGAAAAATGAAAGATGTGATTGAAAAAATGAAACGAATTGAAGAATCCTATCTTCATATCCTTCCACTTGAAAAAAAGTGGGAGTCTTTGCCTGATGAATAAAATAAAAATCTTAATTTTATCGTTTTGTTTTTTTCATTTTAGTTTTCCAAAGGATCATACTTTTCATTCTGATTTTGGATTGGAATGGTGTTACTTTGTTGGACATTTGGAATCTGCCTCAGGGAAACAATTCGGATATGAATTGTCGTTTTTTCGATTAAAGTTTTTAAACGATACTGATTGGAACCCGGAAGTATTTCCAGTCCACTTTGCTATTTCAGATTTTACGAACAAAAAACACAGAACTTCTCAAACCATAAAACGAACAATAGGTGATCTTTCTGGGTATTCAGATAAATCTATTTATAGTGGTGATTACCACTTTCAAATTATTTCCAAGGATAAATTTCATATCAAGGCCAAGTCAAAATCAAAAGATTTAACTTTGGATTTGGACTTGGAAGGGAATGGAAAGATCCTTGTACACGGAAAAGACGGGTTATCCATTAAATCAAATACAAATCCAAGTATATTTTCGTATTACTATAGTTATCCGAGATTAAAATCAAAAGGAACTCTTTTTGTCGATGGAAAAATTGAAACTATCACTTCAGGAGATTCTTGGATGGATCATGAATGGAGTGAACGGAACGCAAAATCAATTCCTAGTTTGGCAACTGGAGAAACTGGCTGGGATTGGATTTGTTTGTCAGACGAAGTGGGTGGCGATTATGTGTTTTTTAGATTTCGTGAATCTCCAAAATCTCCGCCAGAGATTTTTGGGACTTATCGAAATCCAAAAGGTAAGGTTACCTCTTGGTCAAAACCAGGCCAGATCCAAATGGAGTCCATTGGCTCCTTTTGGAAAAGCCCGGATACAAAAATTGAATATCCGCTTCATTGGCAGATTCGATACCCAGAAGGTGAATGGTTGGTTTTTCCCATTTTCAATGAACAAGAGTTTGATGGAATAAAGACAACATCTACAATTTATTGGGAAGGTGGGGTGGAAGCGAAAGATCCAATTCAAAAAAAGTCTGCTAAAGGATATTTAGAATTGAAAGGTTATAAAAAACCGAAAGAGTGGTGGGAGTTCTAGGATATGTGGAAATATTTTTTAAAACGGTTTTTGCTCATTTTTCCAACCTTACTCGGAATCACTTTCCTTGTTTTTTTAATTTCTCATTTTGCTCCTGGTGGACCACTCAATAGTGAAATTGCAAAACTAAAAGGGACTGGCAACTTAGCAGGAGCTTCTACCAAACAAATTTCACAAGAAGAAATTGAACTTATCAAACAAAGGCTTCACTTAGACAAACCTGCTCCGGTAGCTTACCTACTTTGGTTAAAACAAATTGTTCAATTTGATTTAGGGGAGTCGCGATTGCATTCCCGTAAGGTTTCAGATCTCATTGTTGAGAAATTACCAGTTTCCCTTTTTTTTGGACTCTCTGGTTTTTTCTTAACTTATTTAATTTGTATCCCATTAGGAATTCAAAAGGCCTTAAAAGAAGGGAGTCGGTTTGATTTCATTTCGAGTTTTATCATCTTTTTTACATACTCTCTTCCTGTTTTCGCCTTTGCAATGTTACTATTATATTTATTTGCATCCGGTGAAGTGTTTTCCTTTTTTCCATTGGGACACGAAGTCTCAGATTTTTATGAAGACTTGAGTTTTTGGGGTAAGGTAAATGACCGCCTGGCCCATATGTTTTTACCTGTGATTTGTTATGTGGTAGGAAGTTTTGCAGTTCTCACTCTACTCATGAAAAATAGCTTATTGGATCAAATTGCTAAAGAATACGTGAGGACTGCAGTTTCGAAAGGACTTAGTTTTTCTGATTCGATTTTTCGACATGCATTTCGAAATTCTCTCATTCCCATTGCGACAGGTTTTGGAAGCAACCTCACATTGATATTTTCAGGATCTTTGTTTATTGAATTAGTTTTTAATATTGATGGGATGGGACTTCTTAGTTTTGAAGCCGTAAGAGAAAGGGATACTGATCTAATGATGGGATTGCTCCTTGCTCAAAGTTTTTTGGGACTGATTGGAAAAATTGTCTCTGATTTTTGTTATATACTCATTGACCCGAGGATTGATTTCGAATGAATTTTATTTCAAACCCGGCAAACATACGTAAGTGGGAAAAGTTCAAAAAAAATAAAAGAGCTTACTACTCTATGTTGATTTTATTTTACACTTACTTATTGTCCTTGTTTTCTCCTCTTCTGATCAATAACAAACCTCTTTTTGTTTTGTATGAAGGCAGTTTTTCTTTTCCGATTTTTAGTTTTTACCCGGAAACAAAGTTTGGAGGAAACAATTTAACGGAACCAAATTATAAAAAGCTAAATATAGAAGAAAGGTTTACCAACTCATCAAATTATATGATTTTCCCTCCAATTCCTTTCGGCGTCAATGAAGACAATTTAGATAGTTTAGAAGAAGGAACCAACCCGCCTTCCAAACCAACAATTCGTCACTGGATGGGAACTGATGATCGCGGTCGGGATGTATTCACTCGTATTATTTATGGTTATCGTTTGGCTATGACCTTCAGTTTGATCCTGATCATTGTGGAGATTTTCCTTGCTTCCTTTATCGGAGGGATCCAAGGTTATTTTGTTGGACGATTGGATTTGTTTTTACAACGGATCATAGAAATTCTCTCTGCGATTCCATTTTTGTATTTAATTTTGATAATGGGATCCTTTTTTGGACGAGGTTTTTTTGTTTTGATAGTTACTTACGGTTCATTAAGTTGGATTGGTCTCAGTTACTATATGCGAGGTGAATTTTTGAAACTCCGCAAACAACAGTTTGTCGATGCAGCAAAAACATTAGGAGCATCTTCACTTTCTATCATCATGCGTCATTTGTTGCCTAATTCATTAACACCACTAGTTACTTTTTTACCGTTTATTTTAATTTCAGCAATTTCTGTATTATCTGCCCTTGACTTTTTGGGTTATGGAATTCCAGCTCCCAATCCTTCTTGGGGAGAACTGATCGGGCAAGGAAGAGAAAGACTCACAGCATGGTGGCTCATTACCTTTCCATCAGTTGCATTATTTCTAACCATTTTGTTTTCGGCTTTTGTTGGTGAAGGTTTACGTGATGCCTTTGATCCAAAAGATAAGGTGGTTTACGAATGACAACGATCACCAAAACCATCGAAGTCAAAGATTTATCCATCCAAATCAAAACAGATGATGGAATATTACCTATTGTAGACAATGTGAGTTTTCATTTGGCAAAGGGAGAAACGATGGCTCTCGTAGGAGAGTCGGGTTGTGGAAAGTCAATCACAAGTTTGGCTTTGACTAAGTTACTACCTTCCAACACAACAATGTACCCAACTGGCTCCATTTTGTTTGAAGGAAATGATTTATTAAAATCTGATCCAAACCACCTAAGATCGGTTCGTGGAAGGGAAATTTCTTATGTATTTCAAGAACCATTCTCCGCTTTAAATCCATTACATAAAATCGGAAATCAACTCATCGAAGGTTTTTTATTACATGGACTTGGTTCCAAAGAAGAGGCAGAGAGGAAAGTTGTTTATCTTCTAGAGAGAGTTGGAATTACTGATGCCAAACTTAGGTTAAACCAATACCCCAACCAATTTTCAGGTGGTATGTTACAAAGAGTTTGTATTGCAATGGCATTGATGTGTGATCCTAAAATTTTAATCGCAGACGAACCAACTAGTGCTATTGATGTTACAATTCAACTCCAATTGATTGAACTCCTAAAAGAATTAAGAAAAGAAAATGGGATGTCCGTGCTGTTTATTTCTCACGATATTGGACTTGTTAGTCATATTGCTGATCGGATTGCAGTAATGTATGCGGGAAAGATCATAGAACAAGGAACAGTTGGTGAGATCATAGACCATCCTAAACATCCTTATACAAAGGCATTAATCGCAGCATATCCTACACATGAGAATATTGGCCAAAAGTTAGTAACGATTGAAGGAATTGTTCCTTCACCAAAGTCCTATCCAACAGGTTGTCGCTTTCATACACGTTGTCCTGAGAAATTAAATATATGTGACAAGTTCGTTCCCAGTGAGATTAAGATGACTGAAAAACATTCAGTAGATTGTTTTTTATTTGGAGGAAAAGAAAGTGCTTAATGTAAAAGATTTAGTTGTTTCTTATAAACAATCTCAACCACTTTCTTTTTCTTCTAAACGACTTGTTGCTGTAGAAGGTGTTAGTTTTTCAATTCCACAGGGAAAAATTTTGGGTCTTGTCGGCGAGTCTGGATGTGGTAAATCAACGATTGGTCGAGCAATTTTATCATTATTACCTTTTGATTCTGGATCTATTCAATTTGAAAATATAGAAATAAAAGACATACCTAAAGAAAAACAAAAAGCCCTTCGACGCAAAATCCAAGTTGTATTCCAAGATCCATATTCTTCTCTAAACCCACGTTTTACAATTGAAGAAATTATCACGGAAGGATTACAAATTCATTTTCCGAATTTAAGTTCCTCCGAAAAAAAAGAAAAAGCCATCAAGGCTCTTGCTGAGGTAAACTTACCATCGGATATTTTGCATCGGTATCCACATGAGTTTAGCGGGGGGCAAAGACAAAGAATCGCGATTGCAAGAGCTTTAATTTTAGAACCGAACCTCGTGGTTTGCGATGAGGCAGTTTCGGCTTTAGATATTTCTACTCAAGCACAAGTCATAAATAATATTTTGTTATTACGTGAAAAATATGGCTTATCTTATTTGTTTATATCTCATGACTTGAACATTGTAAAACATGTATCTGATCGAATCGCAGTCATGTATTTAGGACAAATAGTTGAAGAAGGGAGTCGAGATGAGATCAGTAACACTCCTTTTCATCCTTATACAAAGGCATTGTTCTCGGCAAGTTTTGATTTAAAGGATCGGGCCAAGGTATCACAACCATTAACAGGGGAAATTCCTAGTTTGATGAACAAACCGCAGGGATGTAGGTTCCACACAAGATGTCCAATTGCAAAAGATATTTGTAAAACAGAAGAACCTTTGGAAACTTTTCCTTCAGCAACACACCGAGTGAAATGCCATTTCCCATTAAAGTGAAAAATATGAAACTTAGCATTCGTGATAAAATCAAAGGGGTTGTTGGTAAAATCCTACTCACTGCGATTTTTGTAGTTTCAATGACTATGTTTTTTATTTTGTACCCACTTCTTGCGGACCCAGATTATTATAAAAAACTAATACTTGATACAACGTACCAACTAACCGGACTACAGGTGAATTACCAAATTTCTGAACCTGTATTTTTTCCATTTCCAGGGATAGAACTTGCAGAGGTATCTGTATCTAAAAATGAAGATGAGTTGATTCAACTTCACAAACTTAGAATCGAAGTGTATTATGGAGTATTTGTTGGGCAACCTTTAGAAATTAGAAAAATATATCTCAATACTGGAACGGTTGAAATCACTCGAGAAAAAAACGAATCTTTTCCATTGTTTGAGCGCATTCTTTCAAATTCTGATACCAATAAAAAAGAATTACCAAAAGATATTGATCCGGTTGCTTTAACAGAAACAAAATACTATTTTTCAAAGGTATTTGCAAATTTCGTAAACCAAATAGAAATCAAAAATATAACTATTTTATTTGAGGATAAATTATATTCGCGAAATATAAAATTATACTTATGGGAAACCACTTTCCAGTTAGATCGTGATTTGAGAGATTTGGATGTTTATATCTATGGTAAATTAGATGATGAACCAATTTTATTAAATTCCAATTTTGTATTCGTAAAGGATGAAATGAGTTATGAATCGGCAAGATTTGAAGGTGATCTCTCTTTTCAAAATCTAAAAGGGTTAGACCTACATGACATACTCATTATTTTCACATACGGTGATTTAAGATTTTTAAAAGCCACAGGAAACATCCCATTTTATAAAAGAGATGAAACAAAAATTTATGCAATAGTTGATCGTTTACATATCCGTGATTTGGCATTAAGGGATGGTAAAACATTTGCTGATGGCCATGTATCCACGATCATGAATTACGATATCCAAGAAGATAAACTTTCTTTTGCAAACATTCTTGTCGATTGGAAAGGCAAATCAAAGTTAAATGGCTCAGGATACGTAAACTTTTTAAAGTCGCCTTTATCACCCACCATTTCTTTTGAAGGGACTTCGGATTATTTGGATGTGCCCAGTATCATCAAAGTCATTAAAATTTGGATAGATCCTGATTTTGAAAAATCAATTTTAACAAGAGGCATTCCAAGTACGGGTTATGTAAACCGTATGAATGTATATTTAAATTTTAATTTAAGAAATATAAATGCAGGGGAATTCCATGCTGATTCTTTAAAATTAAATCTTCACTATGCAAAACGAAAATTGAATATTAATAAATATGAAATGAGAGCTTATGAAGGAACTGTGAATGGAACCGGCCATTACCTTTGGGGAAATAATCCTGGACTTGTCATCAAAGGGAATATAAAAAATTTGAGCATAGCACCGATCCTTTCTGATCTTTTTAAAATTGCACCAATCACAGGAAAGTTAGATTCGGAATTTGTTTTAGGTTCTCCAGCTGATACAGAAGATGCTCTTCTTTCCAATTTACAAATCATTGGAAATATTAACGCTAATAACGGTGAGTTGTTGAGTTATACGAATATTCTAAAACCGATCAGTTCCATTGGCAGTGTAATCAATCTGAAGAAGGTGGACTTTAGTAGAGCCACTCCCTATCGTGAGTTAAAATTTGATTTTCATTATGCAAAGGAAACGATTGAAGTTAGAAACTTTGCATTAAAAGCAGATGGAATTGTAGGTTCCGGTGGCGGTAAAATTGGTTTTAATAAAAACATCGATATGCGATTTACAATCGCTTTTCCTGGAGTCGCAGGCAGAGCATTAAAACTCCCTATTATCTATCGAGGAACTTATGGCGTGTCTGCTCCTTTCATCGATCCGATTTGGCTTGGTTCTGTTTATGTGGGCACAATTTTTTTGGCAAGTCCTGCGGGTGCTGCTGTTG
Protein-coding regions in this window:
- a CDS encoding carotenoid 1,2-hydratase, whose product is MNKIKILILSFCFFHFSFPKDHTFHSDFGLEWCYFVGHLESASGKQFGYELSFFRLKFLNDTDWNPEVFPVHFAISDFTNKKHRTSQTIKRTIGDLSGYSDKSIYSGDYHFQIISKDKFHIKAKSKSKDLTLDLDLEGNGKILVHGKDGLSIKSNTNPSIFSYYYSYPRLKSKGTLFVDGKIETITSGDSWMDHEWSERNAKSIPSLATGETGWDWICLSDEVGGDYVFFRFRESPKSPPEIFGTYRNPKGKVTSWSKPGQIQMESIGSFWKSPDTKIEYPLHWQIRYPEGEWLVFPIFNEQEFDGIKTTSTIYWEGGVEAKDPIQKKSAKGYLELKGYKKPKEWWEF
- the ispF gene encoding 2-C-methyl-D-erythritol 2,4-cyclodiphosphate synthase, with amino-acid sequence MFRVGNGIDFHKLIHEPFRPLILAGVEVKSEFAFLGHSDADVILHAVADAILGALALGDIGVHFPDTDPQYKNMKSSRIIDKCLELMLEKKFKLVNIDCTYVGDHPKINPIRAELNASLANITKLPLDCVSIKATTSEGMGSLGRSEGVMVMATVLLESTKEKS
- a CDS encoding ABC transporter permease subunit translates to MWKYFLKRFLLIFPTLLGITFLVFLISHFAPGGPLNSEIAKLKGTGNLAGASTKQISQEEIELIKQRLHLDKPAPVAYLLWLKQIVQFDLGESRLHSRKVSDLIVEKLPVSLFFGLSGFFLTYLICIPLGIQKALKEGSRFDFISSFIIFFTYSLPVFAFAMLLLYLFASGEVFSFFPLGHEVSDFYEDLSFWGKVNDRLAHMFLPVICYVVGSFAVLTLLMKNSLLDQIAKEYVRTAVSKGLSFSDSIFRHAFRNSLIPIATGFGSNLTLIFSGSLFIELVFNIDGMGLLSFEAVRERDTDLMMGLLLAQSFLGLIGKIVSDFCYILIDPRIDFE
- a CDS encoding penicillin-binding protein activator LpoB, with amino-acid sequence MKQILFSFLLVGFLFQCSSSPKRLDNADDYISDSGGLTSQELVKAADKLAGQIGEYFKENPHEEGVFVAHFPTRNDTSEQIQTELFDNAFVSKLIKSKIYTVRTKTREQSLNEIQFSLSGLTSNRLSIGKLKSPNFFVRCDINENMFTSNGEKIVEQSINIELVEVETTIAVWSEKVSYRKLAVRGNKGVSW
- the nadA gene encoding quinolinate synthase NadA, with product MSLVTKDQLVQKLNPIYLPHEIEERILPLAEEINRLKKEKNAVILGHNYMTPDVFWGVSDIIGDSLYLSKMAKETTASMILFNGVHFMAETAKILSPEKRVLIADLKAGCSLAEAITRDDVKALKAKYPGVPVVTYVNCSAEVKAETDVCCTSANALQIVNAVEGDTVIFLPDEYLAGNVRNQTSKTIISHPGRCMVHEMYTPEDIRSAKRLFSGNLTVITHPECHEDVVKEADFSGSTSQMVDFIRQSKTNKIMLVTECSMGDNLRAEFPEKEFVSTCQTCPHMKKITLEKVRDALLKEQFEIFLDEEVIRLAQKSVNRMLELSYKK
- a CDS encoding SpoIIE family protein phosphatase, whose amino-acid sequence is MYQREYHLSRHTNPFPEILDDIIYNRILKDPNYWISQDLEDKIIQIISQSLDISGILYHLGTESLITNAYDLLPLDDSRIDLEEMIHRLPILIGRLTRVVYLNLKTISNHKVLFVFKYLPEYQEKWYDAVFFQGMLNGLAVLFELKEFTIRMTKTKLFGIHISHKELGEDIQFGADSNEYELEWSEDNLFLSRSRLTKDDVSNRHRVMVTSRSDSQLEEISIVDVKDVVRRSRELAIENRDLEAAVEVLKSFKQELEKKQLSMAKDLRLAKNIQKGLIPEIIPDWNGIQFWTGFTPMQEVSGDYYDYFPYHNNKLGVAVCDVSGHGVPAAFITALSKLLFSNFKKTKPSETFKLINRELLDLVKQQGYTTCVYVLIHDNYKVIYSVAGHPRPILFRAETKRAEICEGDGTFLGMFPDAGDTFQDFQIQLEPGDKLFLYTDGLTEAENDKGVQYGETRLIQIIESCVDKSIQETVEFILSNHKEFTMGTDPMDDITLLGLQLSPRLDEFNVIKAKGDEAYRNKEYKEALFSYELAHQILPRELETQLFYGKALAYNGNYEKAISLLESYNKFKTNHYKSHSILGYCYFQMEMFDKAEIEWKKAHSINDSDLSSLYNLAQLYRKLNQKRKMKDVIEKMKRIEESYLHILPLEKKWESLPDE